Genomic window (Leptospira barantonii):
CAATATATCTTTCCGAAGGCGGGGAGCGGAGTAAACGTGTATCTTTTATCGGATGCGGATGCGATCTTCGGACAAACTCGAAACAACGGTGTAATCGACACCGAAACGATGGTTCCTCAAGGATCGCAGATCGATTCTTTCCTAAAAAAATACGGAATCGATCTCCAAACGGATCTTGTGGTTTTTGCGGCCGATACTCCGACCGCTTCCAACGTACAACAATCTCTTCGCGGTTGGTATGCTCTCCGGTATTGGGGAGCGCCCGCAAAGAGTTTAGCGATTTTGAATGGAGCCGTATCGTATCACGCATCGCTTGGAAATTTCTTTACGACCGTTTCCGTTTCCGCAATCAATCCGAGCGGAGGCAAAGGGGTGCAGACTCTTTTGACGGACAATACGATCTTACAGGCAACGATCGCGGACGTACTTCATATCGTACGAGAGGGGAATACGAATTTTTTGAAAGTGACTCCGATTCCGAGCAAGGGAATTTTTATAGTCGATGCAAGATCGACTGCGGAATACGGTGGAACGGCTTCAAGCACGGCGGGACCTTCCGGAAAAACCTGCGCGACTCCACCTTGCGTGACTCCGATCGAAGGTCATATCAAAGGTGCGGTGAACATTCCGTTTGCGAATTTGCTCGTCGATACTACGGTGAGTTTTCAATTTAAAACAAAGGCTCAGATCAAAAACGTTTTCGACACTGCGGGATATCAAAACGGACAAACCGTGGTTACGTATTGCAGGACCAA
Coding sequences:
- a CDS encoding sulfurtransferase: MASPSAEDYNQNDFGLVTYTTINRWTQDWQNRKPAGVYGKLFIFQVQTSGVPSGQYIFPKAGSGVNVYLLSDADAIFGQTRNNGVIDTETMVPQGSQIDSFLKKYGIDLQTDLVVFAADTPTASNVQQSLRGWYALRYWGAPAKSLAILNGAVSYHASLGNFFTTVSVSAINPSGGKGVQTLLTDNTILQATIADVLHIVREGNTNFLKVTPIPSKGIFIVDARSTAEYGGTASSTAGPSGKTCATPPCVTPIEGHIKGAVNIPFANLLVDTTVSFQFKTKAQIKNVFDTAGYQNGQTVVTYCRTNVRSTITGFAAISIIGVPTRYYDGSWIEWGSLATDNRNISDDQKWSNLGAVSPWRTNLSAVTDNLTLNPDANVAKYSFTTAQSFSRGSSQLIDEDKTYLITTSGSSSGSGGAGGGSSSG